The Primulina eburnea isolate SZY01 chromosome 6, ASM2296580v1, whole genome shotgun sequence genome contains a region encoding:
- the LOC140833772 gene encoding pre-mRNA-splicing factor SLU7-like has protein sequence MATASVSFKSREDHRKQLELEEARKAGLAPAELDEDGKEINPHIPQYMSSAPWYLNAERPSLKHQRKWKSDPNYTKAWYDRGAKTFQADKFRKGACENCGAMTHDKRSCVERPRKTGAKWTGKNIAPDEKVETFELDYDGKRDRWNGYDAASFEHVVQRYEARDEARHKYLKEQQLKKLEEKNNNQNSEDSDSDDEDNEDDLKVDEAKVDESKQMDFAKVEKRVRTTGGGSTGTVRNLRIREDTAKYLLNLDIHSSHYDPKTRSMREDPLPDMDPNEKFYAGDNHHRVSGQALEFKQLNVHAWEAFDKGHDVHLQAAPSQAELLYKNFKINKEKLKFQNKDTIMEKYGNAATADKLPRELLLGQSEREVEYDRAGRIIKGQEASLPKSKYEEDVYINNHTGVWGSWWRDHQWGYICCQQAVRNSYCTGAAGIEAAEAAADLMKANIARKEEASEETASTAEEKRLASWGSEVPDDLVLDQKKLSEALQKENERRREEKDERKRKYNVKWNDEVTPEDMEAYRMKRIHHDDPMKDFLH, from the exons ATGGCTACTGCTTCAG TGTCGTTTAAGTCGAGAGAGGATCACAGGAAACAACTTGAGTTAGAAGAAGCACGTAAAGCAGGGCTTGCACCTGCTGAGTTGGATGAGGATGGGAAGGAAATCAACCCTCATATTCCACAGTATATGTCTTCGGCTCCTTGGTATTTGAATGCCGAGAGACCG AGTTTGAAACATCAACGGAAGTGGAAATCGGATCCAAATTATACCAAAGCTTGGTATGATAGAGGTGCTAAGACATTTCAAGCTGACAAGTTCAGGAAGGGCGCTTGTGAAAA CTGCGGAGCTATGACTCATGATAAGAGGTCTTGCGTGGAAAGGCCCCGCAAAACAGGAGCGAAGTGGACTGGCAAAAATATAGCCCCCGATGAGAAAGTTGAGACCTTTGAGCTTGACTATGACGGAAAACGAGACCGTTGGAATGGCTATGATGCAGCATCTTTTGAACATGTGGTCCAGAGGTATGAAGCAAGGGATGAAGCAAGGCACAAGTATTTAAAGGAACAACAGCTTAAAAAGTTGGAGgagaaaaataataatcaaaataGTGAAGATAGCGATAGTGATGATGAAGACAATGAAGATGATCTGAAAGTTGATGAGGCCAAAGTAGACGAGAGCAAGCAAATGGATTTTGCTAAGGTTGAAAAGCGTGTGCGTACTACTGGTGGAGGAAGCACAGGAACTGTTAG GAACCTACGTATTCGTGAGGATACTGCAAAATATCTTCTCAATCTTGACATTCACTCTTCTCATTATGACCCCAAAACTCGTTCTATGCGCGAGGATCCTCTTCCAGATATGGATCCTAATGAAAAGTTTTATGCG GGAGATAATCATCATAGAGTCAGCGGTCAAGCTTTGGAGTTTAAGCAGCTCAATGTTCATGCTTGGGAAGCATTTGACAAGGGTCATGATGTCCATTTGCAAGCGGCTCCATCACAAGCTGAACTGctttataaaaatttcaagattaATAAGGAGAAGTTAAAGTTTCAAAATAAAGACACTATCATGGAGAAGTATGGCAATGCTGCCACAGCAGACAAGCTCCCACGGGAGCTTTTACTTGGTCAAAGTGAAAGAGAGGTTGAATACGATCGCGCTGGTAGAATTATTAAAGGCCAG GAGGCATCTCTTCCAAAGAGCAAGTATGAGGAGGATGTTTACATCAACAACCACACCGGTGTTTGGGGTTCTTGGTGGAGGGATCACCAATGGGGTTATATATGTTGCCAGCAGGCGGTTAGAAATAGTTATTGTACTGGTGCTGCTGGTATTGAAGCAGCTGAAGCTGCTGCAGATCTTATGAAAGCTAATATTGCTCGCAAAGAGGAGGCTTCTGAAG AAACAGCTTCAACAGCTGAGGAGAAAAGGCTTGCTTCATGGGGATCCGAAGTACCTGATGATTTAGTTCTAGACCAGAAGAAACTTTCTGAAGCACTTCAGAAG GAGAATGAAAGGAGGAGAGAAGAGAAGGATGAAAGGAAACGCAAATATAATGTCAAGTGGAACGACGAG GTTACTCCAGAGGACATGGAGGCATACAGGATGAAGAGGATCCACCATGATGATCCCATGAAGGACTTCTTACATTGA